The Fictibacillus arsenicus genome contains a region encoding:
- a CDS encoding sigma-70 family RNA polymerase sigma factor: MKEMPFEQIASMYDPLIKSQIRLYHLSAHFDQYYQAGLLGLWKAYETFDPEKGQFSSYAYLLVRGRILQELRGEARRQEAEEIQDPHESMTFRTLSHEDTIPYLEDETMNLYLMHLTENQQRWVNQRVFQMKSEAEIAEMYGVTVYAVKSWRKSAIKRLRTVLITN, encoded by the coding sequence ATGAAAGAAATGCCCTTTGAACAAATCGCTTCTATGTACGATCCTCTTATCAAATCACAGATCAGGCTCTACCACTTATCGGCACATTTCGACCAATACTATCAAGCTGGCTTACTAGGACTCTGGAAAGCTTACGAAACGTTTGATCCTGAAAAAGGGCAGTTCTCCTCATATGCGTACCTGCTTGTCAGAGGCCGTATCCTTCAAGAGCTGAGAGGAGAGGCGAGACGGCAGGAGGCAGAAGAAATTCAAGATCCCCACGAATCAATGACGTTCCGGACTCTTTCTCATGAAGACACCATTCCATATTTAGAGGATGAAACAATGAATCTATATCTGATGCACCTGACAGAAAACCAGCAAAGGTGGGTTAACCAGCGCGTTTTTCAGATGAAGAGTGAAGCAGAGATTGCGGAGATGTACGGGGTTACCGTTTATGCTGTGAAATCGTGGAGAAAATCAGCAATCAAGAGGCTTCGGACGGTTTTAATTACCAATTAA
- a CDS encoding DUF1659 domain-containing protein produces MATAALIDSAMRLELDGGLDADNKPVMKYKNFAHVKTTSTPDQLEAVATALAGLQVYPLVGIRRNDSFAIQQ; encoded by the coding sequence ATGGCTACAGCAGCATTAATCGATTCCGCAATGCGCTTAGAGCTTGATGGAGGTTTAGACGCAGACAACAAACCGGTGATGAAGTACAAAAACTTCGCACATGTAAAAACAACATCGACTCCAGACCAGCTCGAAGCCGTTGCGACTGCACTCGCAGGACTTCAAGTTTATCCACTAGTCGGTATCAGACGTAACGATTCCTTCGCGATTCAGCAGTAA
- a CDS encoding ABC transporter permease, with the protein MRQTLLIAHLTVKCWLKQPMPLFAMMLFPLLLLGITYLGLKPLLDEKQWVEPFTVAIVDEDNTFETKILMKQYEESEELQAVLSFQKTDGKTASEMLANNEIAGMVIVPDGFTNGIRRGKNIPVTVIGNPERPFQAELLQQVMVSNANLISAAQSGANAAFHYLRKMGLSSEEFATYRDAIITDFTLQALNRNKIYETETLSALGGITPVEFYSLSGVLILLLIGGLFGMSLTARGEQTALRERLSLQGVRSSVFFFGNIISVFMLLVIQCALLIVLFYSVTKTWSILATVILLTYCLAVSSLFALCQELFQRNGAKWGAGILLVVGMTATSGSVLPLSYLPELWRSVSFLNVLHHTHNGLVETLFSGAGEWSLVVTLMGFSVVFWIFGILIITIKKRLPWSGQLPLHV; encoded by the coding sequence ATGAGGCAAACGTTACTCATTGCCCATCTAACGGTAAAATGCTGGCTGAAGCAGCCGATGCCGCTATTCGCCATGATGCTCTTTCCGCTTTTGTTGCTCGGCATCACGTATCTGGGATTGAAGCCTCTTTTGGATGAGAAACAATGGGTCGAGCCCTTTACCGTCGCAATCGTGGATGAAGATAACACCTTTGAAACAAAAATATTAATGAAACAATACGAAGAATCCGAAGAGCTGCAAGCCGTTCTTTCTTTTCAAAAAACTGATGGAAAGACAGCGAGTGAAATGCTGGCGAATAATGAAATTGCAGGAATGGTGATTGTCCCTGACGGATTTACGAATGGGATCCGCCGTGGCAAAAACATTCCTGTTACGGTAATCGGGAATCCAGAACGCCCGTTTCAAGCAGAGTTGCTGCAGCAAGTGATGGTATCGAACGCTAACTTGATTTCTGCAGCACAAAGCGGAGCGAATGCAGCTTTTCATTATTTGCGAAAAATGGGGCTGAGTTCTGAGGAATTTGCTACTTATCGAGACGCGATTATTACCGATTTTACACTGCAAGCGCTGAACCGAAACAAGATCTATGAAACGGAAACTTTGAGTGCGCTTGGAGGCATTACACCTGTTGAGTTCTATAGCCTCTCGGGTGTATTGATTCTGCTTTTGATCGGTGGTTTGTTTGGTATGAGCTTAACCGCAAGAGGGGAACAAACCGCATTAAGGGAGCGGCTTTCTCTTCAAGGAGTGAGATCTTCGGTTTTCTTTTTTGGAAACATCATATCGGTTTTCATGCTGCTCGTAATCCAATGCGCACTTTTGATTGTGCTTTTTTATAGCGTGACAAAAACATGGAGCATACTTGCGACCGTCATTCTACTAACCTATTGTTTAGCCGTTTCTTCATTGTTTGCCCTTTGTCAGGAACTTTTCCAGCGAAACGGTGCAAAGTGGGGAGCGGGAATTCTGCTGGTAGTTGGAATGACGGCAACGAGTGGAAGTGTATTGCCGTTATCATACTTGCCAGAACTGTGGCGCAGCGTGAGCTTTTTAAACGTACTGCATCACACGCATAATGGATTAGTAGAGACGCTGTTTTCAGGTGCGGGTGAATGGAGTTTGGTCGTCACATTAATGGGATTCTCCGTTGTTTTTTGGATCTTCGGAATCCTTATTATCACAATAAAGAAGAGGTTGCCATGGTCTGGACAATTGCCTTTACACGTATAA
- a CDS encoding MaoC family dehydratase, with amino-acid sequence MLADSIKAGDVLKPFHIEVTEQMVRKYGEVSGDFNPIHFEDRAAKEKGFPAKIIHGMLSMAITSNIVEPYLQKGYWVKSYEMKFKAPVFVGETVTIEGTISALEKESVTIDIRVSSPTYPQVAKSEILLHVYK; translated from the coding sequence ATGCTTGCTGATTCTATAAAAGCAGGTGACGTACTCAAACCTTTCCATATAGAGGTAACAGAACAAATGGTAAGAAAATATGGAGAAGTATCTGGAGACTTTAATCCGATTCATTTTGAAGATCGTGCTGCAAAAGAAAAAGGATTTCCGGCTAAAATCATACATGGCATGCTTTCCATGGCGATCACATCAAATATCGTAGAGCCTTACCTGCAGAAAGGCTATTGGGTAAAATCGTATGAAATGAAATTTAAAGCACCCGTTTTTGTTGGGGAGACAGTTACCATCGAAGGAACCATTTCAGCTTTAGAAAAAGAATCAGTAACAATCGATATACGAGTTTCAAGCCCAACTTATCCACAGGTAGCGAAAAGTGAAATTCTGCTTCATGTGTATAAATAG
- a CDS encoding DUF6583 family protein has translation METQVNQSTGSKKRPLIIGLALIAIIAIGATAYAMFIDLSPRELYLKSEMNTFKAMNESFEESFGDALALSEKQLEEAYKSEARVGVEMDPSMFGAGGMEAAMIGSILSNSEIKMTTQHDPKKEEGSADLALVLNNTDLVKAEFYQNNKQTALSVPAAYDKHVYFPNNKFGDVMRKFDPAYVGMEKLQNFFKAVEGDLSEEARDEAFEEFAKVYADSVKDENVTLKDDVDFKGEKLRQLTVSLSEKETKTLMINFIEKVENDEEIMNALAEQSALQGGFNFDMTSTAPMSEEDAKKEIEKMLTDAKKAINEDLEIPGGMKQVVIVDGDDKVVSRDLSMKIGANGEEAVPMNYKAESWTKGDVSNSSWVLNAGPEGETLLVDVKMESEPKGDDGKKRDIKAKFEVNENGTTQGIGFHVKGEGTDKKSNWTVQLVPAGEAPIELPDMTIEIEHKADQNLDKDYANHDYKVTLIGNDPSMGDINVGLNIKTKTTFGDKLKFPTLSEDKAVNVAEMSDAEMMGMMSEIQRNIEQFVGENAQMFQGL, from the coding sequence ATGGAAACTCAAGTTAATCAGAGTACAGGCAGTAAGAAACGTCCGTTGATCATTGGACTTGCACTTATCGCGATCATCGCGATTGGGGCAACGGCATATGCAATGTTCATCGATCTATCACCGCGTGAACTTTATTTGAAATCAGAAATGAACACGTTCAAAGCGATGAACGAGTCATTTGAAGAAAGCTTTGGAGATGCATTAGCACTTTCAGAAAAGCAATTGGAAGAAGCATATAAGTCTGAAGCACGCGTTGGTGTGGAAATGGATCCGTCCATGTTTGGGGCGGGCGGAATGGAAGCGGCAATGATCGGTTCTATTCTTTCTAACAGTGAAATTAAAATGACAACACAGCACGATCCTAAGAAAGAAGAAGGGTCAGCTGACTTGGCACTTGTTTTGAACAACACAGACCTTGTAAAAGCTGAATTTTACCAAAACAATAAACAAACTGCATTAAGCGTACCAGCTGCTTACGATAAGCACGTATACTTCCCGAACAATAAATTTGGTGATGTAATGCGTAAGTTCGATCCAGCGTACGTTGGAATGGAAAAACTTCAAAACTTCTTTAAAGCGGTTGAAGGCGACCTAAGTGAAGAAGCACGCGATGAAGCGTTCGAAGAGTTTGCTAAAGTGTATGCAGACAGCGTGAAAGACGAAAACGTAACACTTAAAGATGATGTTGACTTTAAAGGCGAGAAGCTTCGCCAGTTAACGGTTTCACTTTCTGAAAAAGAAACAAAAACGCTTATGATCAACTTTATTGAAAAAGTTGAGAACGACGAAGAAATCATGAATGCTTTAGCTGAGCAATCAGCATTACAAGGCGGTTTTAATTTCGATATGACTTCAACAGCTCCAATGAGCGAAGAAGACGCGAAAAAAGAAATTGAAAAAATGCTGACTGATGCTAAAAAAGCAATTAATGAAGATCTAGAAATCCCTGGCGGAATGAAGCAAGTTGTGATTGTTGACGGCGATGATAAAGTTGTAAGCCGTGACCTATCTATGAAAATCGGCGCTAATGGCGAAGAAGCTGTTCCAATGAACTACAAGGCTGAAAGCTGGACGAAAGGCGATGTATCGAACTCATCTTGGGTTCTTAACGCAGGTCCTGAAGGCGAAACATTGCTTGTTGATGTGAAAATGGAAAGCGAGCCAAAAGGCGACGATGGCAAGAAGCGCGATATTAAAGCGAAATTTGAAGTGAACGAAAACGGCACTACACAAGGTATCGGATTCCATGTAAAAGGTGAAGGCACTGACAAGAAGTCGAACTGGACAGTACAGCTTGTTCCAGCAGGAGAAGCACCTATAGAACTTCCTGATATGACAATCGAAATCGAGCATAAAGCAGACCAGAATCTTGATAAAGATTATGCGAACCACGATTATAAAGTAACATTGATCGGAAATGACCCGTCAATGGGCGACATCAATGTTGGATTGAACATCAAAACAAAAACAACATTTGGCGACAAGCTTAAATTCCCTACGTTATCAGAAGATAAAGCTGTCAACGTAGCAGAGATGAGCGATGCTGAAATGATGGGCATGATGTCTGAAATACAGCGCAACATCGAACAATTTGTCGGTGAAAACGCTCAAATGTTCCAAGGACTATAA
- a CDS encoding DUF2922 domain-containing protein, with protein sequence MAKVLELQFLNQENKTVTVRLDAPIEPVDPAAVNAAMDTVIAQNIFTSSGGSYTSKKGARIVDREVSDIVLG encoded by the coding sequence ATGGCCAAAGTGCTTGAATTGCAGTTTCTTAACCAGGAGAACAAAACGGTGACAGTCCGTTTGGACGCGCCAATCGAACCGGTTGATCCCGCAGCTGTTAACGCTGCTATGGACACGGTAATCGCCCAAAACATCTTCACTTCATCTGGCGGAAGCTATACGAGCAAAAAAGGTGCGCGTATTGTTGACCGTGAAGTGAGTGACATCGTCCTAGGGTAA